ACCTCGAAAAGCTCGCCATAGTCACAGTGGTcaccatcagcagcagcagcagcagcatcatccGCCGCAGCAGCATGCCCAACGCTGGCACTCAGACTTCCAGCAGCGAGCACCACTTTGCCAAGGGGAGGACGCCTATGTGGGAGCTGCCCCGGCCGAGTCCTCATCCAGCATGAGCGAGGTGTACTCACCCGCCTCCAGCTCGCTCTCCAGCGACTCGGACGAAAGCGGGGGGTtagtgtggccccagcagcttCCACCTCGTCTCGCTGTCACATCCTCTTCGTCCTCACCCTCAGCgcaggccgccgccgccaaccCGCCTGCCCAGCCAAAGGCCTTTGTCAAAATTAAAGCTTCCCACGCGCTCAAGAAGAAGATCCTCAGATTCCGCTCAGGATCCCTCAAAGTCATGACCACCGTGTGAATTGGTTTCAAAACCAAACCATGACTGTCGGTTGCAGCTTTTCTCGGCTTTGCGCTGTACCGTAATTAAAGGCTGGCATGTCATGGTTGATTCAGACAAGCACCCACATCAAAACTAACGACCTCCATCTTCCCCTAAATGACGTTAATTGATGTGATGCCACATTCCGAATGTTGACAAGGCTTGCTTTGTTGCTATGGAGCTGATGTCCAAAGGAATTATTGCGAATGACTCATGCTTCATGCCTGTGAAACTAATATTGTGATAACAATTAAAATGCTGTGCAAAGGTATTAGGCCACCACTGGGTTTGTCATTTTGGCGTTTTAGCAGGACtaccaaaaacaaatatttccacaAATGTTTGTGGATAGGTACTGCATGCACATGCCATAAAACTTAAATGAGGAGTTAGATTAAAGTGCTGAGACAGGAATTGATGTTCAATGTTTGCATCAGAGGATAGAGGCTGTCTGATCCCTTCGATGAACCAGGGAGTCACTTGTTTCCTAAACAACAGATAACCACAAATATGCTCAGAGTCTGTGCTTGGCTGGGTGATGTTCTAATTATATACTGTATGGTCAATAAAAattgatgaaacaaaaaaaagtaaaggaTGGCCCGATGCCTTTGCACAGTAGTCTACAAAATGTCTTCAAGTATTGGCAGATTTCGCCTCTTTAAGTCGTACGTATCATAAATCTTGACAACGACTTTGGTAAAGGCCTGAAAATGTACTTTGTGGTTTGATTGGAAACTCACGACAGGAGATTTATAATTTTGTAAACCAGCACTCAAATGAAATAATaccgattttttttgtgtgtttgcattatCTTCACTCACAAATTATGGTCAGGGCAAGAAAGTCTGCGCAGTCTGTCTTTGGTGGGAAGGTTTTCGTGAGAATTTAGTAGATCAGACtaaatcattatcatcatcttggAGGAACAGTATCTTAGTGGTGAACACACCCACCTCACAACCATAAAGTTCAAATCCAGCTCTAGTATGTCTCCCTGTGCTTTCATGGGTTTTCTCCAAGCACTCCAGCTTCCTCCAACATTGCAAAACATGCTAAATTATGTGAAGATGCGGTATTGTTCTGAGTTGTAAATGTGAGTGGGAACAGTCATTTGTCTTTATGTGCCCAGTGATTGGCTGGTAATCAGTCCAGGGTGTATCCTGCCTCTTTGGCCAAAGTCAGCTAACTCACAACCCTAGTATGATTAAGTgacatagaaaatggatggataaataataTGTCAATAGATGCTTGTAGATTATGCCAAAATGTAAATGCTCAAataatctccccccccccccccccacacacacactcagacacaCAAATACTAGTATATATTGCCTTTACAGCAACTTATAATAGTTTCATATGTCACTTTTGAGTCAAGCACGTCTGAGACTCATGTTACTAGAAATTGATGTTATACTGTTTTAAGGTACTATCGTACTTCATGTCAGTTTTCTAACTAAAttctcatttgaaaatgtacacTACATCTATGATGACTTGCTTAGCGCAGTCATTACAACAGAAATCGTTTTGAAGGCACGACTGCAGTGAAACAGGGAAAAGCACACAAGGTAACACACTTGTAAATATGTAGCTAAGTTATATCCATGATGTGGCCTTGTTCGGATTGAATgtagtttttaataaaataaaaatgttttggtcTTTGCTATGTTCACGAGTGTCACTAGTCCTTATGTACGGAAGCGTGCAACTGCCAGTATGCTGTAAACACATATTGTACATATACGGTgcagcactggttagcacgttgcctcacagttcagatgtGCGGGTTCGATTACAGCTCCAGCAAAAGTGATAGATAGGATAAGCAGATTTATTTAATCAATGTGTTTCATCAGCTATTTTTGAAGACCCGAACTAACCAGTTTTGACATATTATGTATTGAGTACCGGGTTAAGGCCTGACATTGTGCAATTTCCTATTTTTATCAATATATGATGAAATAGATACGAGTCAAAACCACAAGGAAGCTTAACTGATTCATATCTACTTCATCCTATATTGATAAAAATAGGAAATTGCGAAATCTTTGAGCGTCACATGGACTAACAAGATATGACGCAAGTATTGGTTCTTTGCAATTCTGAAGAAATCCGGTCACATGCTCTGAAAAAGCACACTCAAACAGCAGTCGTATTTATGCATCTGCAACTGATATTCCTATTTGCTACTTCATAGTTTTTCTCTAATCATTGTATACCATGAGTACTGTATTCTGTATGCTCTTAAAGTACAATAGAacaagacaaaaatatttttttcaatgataCTAAATATATTCAGTATCATTGAAATAATTGTTCCGACTTTTACACAAGCAGTTTTCGCGGGTGGTTCTGGAGCTCGTGCGAAAAACGAGGGATCAATTTGTGgaaatatatagatatatattctTTTTCTGACATTTACACAAGCAGTTGCAAGATTTAACATCTAATCtcctgcaacaaacaaaacagagTACATGATGTATTTGCACAACTTTGACATGAACATTGAATCCTTGGTAAAGAGCacattacaattattttttgcattaaacatgagaaagctgttttttttatttgacagcaTTTTATGAAGTTGCATTTAATGGTTCTGTTTGTTTGTACTGCTTCATAATGAAGTATGTGGGTGGCATCTATtaacaaatatatttattttgccaAGAATGGGCCATCATACCATAATTGTTCAATGTAGTAAAttaaaggaaggaagaaaatcCGAGCCTTCTCATCCACTGCCGCAGTTGATCATGGCTCATGTCAATTTCTGCACCTCCTCATACGTTAGTCATCTGCTTTTCTGAGGAGCTTGTGGTAGTATGAGGAGTGATGCTGGTTCTGGGCATGTGGTCCTCGCTCAGTAAGTGCAAAATATTGCACAGGGAGCGGTTCATGGTGTCTTTGAAGCTTCGGCCGAGACACACATAAAGAAGAGGGTTGAGGCAGCTGTTAAAGTATGCCAGGCATAGAGTCCAAACATGGGCCAGATACACGGATGGGCTGTGAGGGGAATGCCGAGGGGTCACCAAGATCAAGTAGTCGACAATATGCAGGGGTAGCCAGCACAGGAAAAAGCTGAGCACCACGGCAACGATGACCCTCAGCGTCCGCTTGGAGCGAGTCCTAGTGGATGCCACTTTACTGTCGGCTTTTCTGTAGACCATCAAGTGGCagatgacgatgatgaggaATGGCAGGATGAATCCAAACAGGAAGCGAAGGGTTGTGACGGCCCAGGCCATCTGCACACTGTAAGCCACCACACACTCGCGCTTGTACTCGCCCAACTCGATCTCCCGAGTGAACACAAACTGAGGGATGCTTCCTATCAGGGCCAGACACCACACTGCGACACAGCCCAAGACAGCGTACTTGGGTCGCCTGTTGTTGTGGCACCATATGGGCCAGGCCACCAGCAACCAACGATCCACACTTATGAAGACGAGTTGCAAGATGCTGCAATACATCACTAAGTAGAAGAGGCCTTTGACCAATGTGCACGCCAGTGGGCCAAAGTGCCAGTGGTCATCGTGGGCAAGTGGCACCATGAGGAGAGGCAGCGAGAGGCAACACAGGAGGTCAGCCAGCGCGAGGTTGAGGAACCAGATGGATGTGACCGACACAGGCATTTTGAATCCGGTCACCCACACCACTATGAAATTCCCAGGAACGCCAAATAAAACCACAAGGGCATAGAAGGTCAGAGCAACGACTTGGATAGGCAGAATCTTGGGCCTCATGATATCGGGAAAATCGGGAAAAGTGAAGTTGCCGTCTGGAATGCTGAAGTTATAGTCATAGATGTAACTCGAGTTAAAGAAGTCGTCCATGATTGAGCTgtaaattcaaaacaaaatgttagCTATGTAGCTCTCCTAATGTGAATGCTGTCTCAAAACGATTTCAAGCTCCACAACTTTAGGAGACTTTTAGATCAGCTAAATCAGCGTCAAAAATGAGTTTAGGCCACCATCTCTGATTGAAATTTGCTGTTGACCATTGTTATTCATATGCTTATTGAACTGACATGCCAGATGCATTAAGCAATCTGTTGATGTTGCAAATTTCTAGCCACATACGTATTTGACCAAATTTGGTCAAATTTCTCATTGTACAACTTTCAGAGCTCTCTGACATAAGAAGTTCAACTCTTCCATCAATAAACTGTAAAGTATATGATCAAAACATTCTAATCACAATAAACTCAATAACAGTAACTTAATTCTAAGTTAAAGGGTTTCACAAACAATGTAAGTCTTCAAAATGTTTAACTCACAGGTCACAGCAGTTGATGTTGCACTTGTGTCTTCGCTAGGAGGAAGTGATGTCCTTTTCTCCTTTTGCAATGTTTTATACCccaagagacacacacacatgcacgcacacacacaacagtgaCTATAGTGACATTCATGACTGGTCAGACAGAAATACCAGCTTCAGATTTAAATAATCAACCAACTATtaaaattttgatttctttttttcaagaaaattttgaattttttagaCCCATAGTATTTTGCAGTAAAGAGCACTGTTTTCTGCAATTTAGAGAGTTTACTGCCCACTGCAGTATCATtacaggatggatggatggatggacggaccaACAGATGTATGAATAGTTCGAAGGATGGATGGGTGGTTGGTCCTTTTTACATATGTAAGAGACGCATCATTTATACTCTGCAAAGGACAATGCAAtgtgtaatgtaatgtatgaCTATATTTTAATAGTATGATGCATGTATATGATTACTTTTCTTCTATAAAATGTATTAAATATTATGTGAATCTATAAAGTACGTATAATTCATGGATTGTGGCAGTAGAACAAAATGCTTTATTGACaagtttatttttatcatttataCAGCGACATCatcatatg
This genomic window from Syngnathus typhle isolate RoL2023-S1 ecotype Sweden linkage group LG6, RoL_Styp_1.0, whole genome shotgun sequence contains:
- the c5ar1 gene encoding C5a anaphylatoxin chemotactic receptor 1, whose protein sequence is MDDFFNSSYIYDYNFSIPDGNFTFPDFPDIMRPKILPIQVVALTFYALVVLFGVPGNFIVVWVTGFKMPVSVTSIWFLNLALADLLCCLSLPLLMVPLAHDDHWHFGPLACTLVKGLFYLVMYCSILQLVFISVDRWLLVAWPIWCHNNRRPKYAVLGCVAVWCLALIGSIPQFVFTREIELGEYKRECVVAYSVQMAWAVTTLRFLFGFILPFLIIVICHLMVYRKADSKVASTRTRSKRTLRVIVAVVLSFFLCWLPLHIVDYLILVTPRHSPHSPSVYLAHVWTLCLAYFNSCLNPLLYVCLGRSFKDTMNRSLCNILHLLSEDHMPRTSITPHTTTSSSEKQMTNV